A genomic stretch from Kwoniella europaea PYCC6329 chromosome 2, complete sequence includes:
- a CDS encoding glycerol-3-phosphate dehydrogenase (NAD(+)) encodes MSAQSTAPSTPDVTRDFSDLEISSTVTTPAATRPSSPIPAALPPSPLASGKHKICVIGSGSWGTALAKIAAENAWKRNDEFHSEVRMWVREKIVNGKPLTHIINRTHLNSRYLPDIKLPKNLVATPHLKDVVKDATLIVFVVPHQFLHTVLGELSKPGVLHPQARAISAIKGVEVNGTDIETFASLIEGRVGTPCSALSGANIALEVAMGQFCETTIGCPTHTDSLLWSAVFHAPTFRVNAVEDVNGVSLGGALKNIVALAAGFVDGLGLGGNTKAAILRIGLSEMTEFCLEFFAGSQRETFSNESAGIADLITTCYGGRNRKCAEEFAKTGQPFDVIEKKLLNGQKLQGTATAEEVHNFLRARKRTHAYPLFEKVYQISFEGLPPKALVQGL; translated from the exons atgtcagctcaatcGACCGCCCCTTCCACACCAGACGTTACTAGGGATTTCTCAGATCTCGAAATTTCTTCCACCGTCACCACTCCAG CCGCTACtcgaccttcttcccctATTCCCGCTGccttaccaccttctccactcGCCTCTGGCAAACATAAGATCTGTGTAATCGGATCCGGATCATGGGGTACTGCCCTCGCTAAGATCGCTGCTGAAAACGCCTGGAAGAGGAACGACGAGTTCCATTCGGAAGTTCGTATGTGGGTCAGAGAGAAGATT GTAAATGGAAAACccctcactcacatcatcaaccGAACCCACCTCAACTCTCGATATCTACCAGACATCAAATTGCCCAAAAACCTCGTCGCTACACCCCATTTGAAAGATGTCGTCAAAGATGCGACTTTGATCGTTTTCGTCGTACCTCATCAATTCCTTCACACCGTATTGGGTGAATTGAGCAAACCCGGTGTTCTCCATCCTCAAGCTCGAGCCATCTCAGCTATCAAGGGTGTAGAAGTCAACGGAACTGATATTGAGACTTTTGCAAGTCTCATCGAGGGAAGAGTCGGTACACCATGCTCGGCTCTTAGTGGAGCTAACATCGCTTTGGAGG TCGCAATGGGACAATTCTGCGAGACCACCATCGGTTGTCCAACCCACACAGACTCCTTACTCTGGTCAGCAGTCTTCCACGCCCCCACCTTCCGAGTCAACGCTGTGGAAGATGTGAACGGTGTGTCTCTCGGTGGAGCATTGAAAAACATTGTCGCTCTTGCTGCTGGTTTCGTAGATGGATTAGGGCTCGGTGGAAACACCAAAGCTGCTATTTTGAGGATTGGTCTGAGCGAGATGACTGAGTTCTGCTTGGAATTCTTTGCGGGAAGTCAAAGGGAGAC CTTCTCCAATGAATCCGCTGGTATTGCCGATTTGATCACGACATGTTACggaggaagaaacagaaagTGCGCAGAGGAATTCGCAAAGACAGGTCAACCATTCGACGTTATCGAGAAGAAATTGCTCAACGGTCAGAAATTACAAGGAACAGCCACAGCCGAAGAGGTCCACAACTTCTTGAGAGCGAGAAAGAGGACACACGCTTATCCATTATTCGAGAAAGTCTACCAAATCTCCTTCGAAGGATTACCTCCCAAAGCTTTGGTTCAAGGTTTATAA